Part of the Terrisporobacter glycolicus ATCC 14880 = DSM 1288 genome is shown below.
ATTCTATATATGTAAAATATTAGATATTTTGTATATTTAACTCTGGAAACTATAGCACATTTTATTACTTTTTAGAATAATTTATACAAATGATATATTTTAACTTGTTGGAATATGTCTAGGTACAAGTAAGGAGGGGATATAATGGACTTAAGTTTTTTGGCAAGTTTTGAAGTTCCTGTTATTATTGGAATTTGTCTTTGTGTAGGATATGTAATAAAATCTAGCTTAGATTTTATACCAAACAAATATATACCATTGATAATGGCTGTATTAGGTCTTGTAGTCAATGTATTGATGAATAAGGGTATAGATGCTAATATTGCACTAGCAGGTATGGTTAGTGGATTATCTAGTACAGGATTACATCAAGCCTTTAAAAATCTAATACAAGCAAATCATAGCGCTGAAGAAAATACTACTGAAGAAGAGAATAG
Proteins encoded:
- a CDS encoding phage holin family protein produces the protein MDLSFLASFEVPVIIGICLCVGYVIKSSLDFIPNKYIPLIMAVLGLVVNVLMNKGIDANIALAGMVSGLSSTGLHQAFKNLIQANHSAEENTTEEENRDK